From a region of the Sporosarcina ureilytica genome:
- a CDS encoding Yip1 family protein → MKSMYHDESELKNEVNPWTAIWYSPRAAIRSFIENQRTMIACVLAILTGVTNVLNKAMDDNIGEHMAIPAILLLAFIGGAIAGLIGWFFLSGMMLLIGKLFGGKATFKEMSMGIAAAYIPLALSIILYVLDLLFLGEKLFMDVQLSTFQVLWILLSGFIALILSIWSIFLTVKAVAEAHRFSSWKGLLTVIIPSAFIFLLIVGFILIVSILY, encoded by the coding sequence ATGAAGAGTATGTACCATGATGAGTCAGAGCTAAAAAACGAGGTCAATCCTTGGACAGCGATTTGGTATTCACCAAGAGCGGCGATACGCTCGTTCATTGAAAATCAAAGAACTATGATAGCATGCGTTTTGGCAATACTTACAGGCGTAACGAATGTCTTAAATAAAGCAATGGATGACAATATAGGAGAACACATGGCCATTCCAGCTATTTTACTCCTTGCGTTTATCGGGGGTGCAATAGCCGGATTAATCGGCTGGTTCTTTTTATCTGGAATGATGTTGTTAATCGGTAAATTGTTCGGTGGTAAAGCGACTTTTAAAGAAATGAGCATGGGAATTGCTGCTGCTTATATTCCTTTGGCATTATCGATTATTTTGTACGTATTGGATTTATTGTTTTTAGGTGAGAAACTATTTATGGACGTTCAACTGTCAACATTTCAAGTATTATGGATCTTATTATCTGGATTTATCGCGCTAATTCTATCTATTTGGAGTATTTTCCTAACTGTGAAAGCAGTTGCGGAAGCACATCGCTTTTCTTCGTGGAAAGGTTTATTAACCGTCATTATTCCATCGGCGTTCATATTCCTTTTGATAGTTGGATTTATTTTAATTGTTTCCATTTTATATTAA
- a CDS encoding glycerophosphodiester phosphodiesterase: protein MHIYAHRGSSGTYPENTLAAFRDAAQLPITGIELDVHLTNDNELVVIHDEMINRTSNGQGFVKDLTVDELKTYDFGIRFSKAFQGEKIPLLAEVLEIFSDTNHLINIELKTDVIRYEGIEEKVLQLIHEMGMAHRVIISSFNHQSFQIIKELDPHIQTAALAMKGFADPFHYLHEIHADALHISHRAIRNPSIQQLIAQGVPVRVFTVNKPRTMLALKEMGVQAIFTDYPEKMMAYLDH, encoded by the coding sequence ATGCACATTTATGCACATCGTGGTTCCTCGGGGACCTACCCGGAAAATACATTAGCCGCCTTTCGGGATGCAGCCCAATTACCAATTACAGGAATTGAATTAGATGTTCATCTTACAAATGATAACGAACTTGTCGTGATTCATGATGAAATGATTAATCGAACGTCGAATGGTCAAGGTTTTGTGAAGGATTTAACAGTAGACGAGCTAAAAACGTATGATTTTGGAATTCGTTTTTCAAAAGCATTTCAAGGAGAGAAAATCCCTTTATTGGCAGAAGTGCTCGAAATTTTTTCAGACACTAATCATCTGATCAATATCGAACTTAAAACAGATGTTATACGCTACGAAGGCATTGAAGAGAAAGTGCTACAACTCATTCACGAAATGGGAATGGCACACCGCGTCATCATTTCTTCATTTAACCATCAATCCTTCCAAATTATAAAAGAGTTGGACCCACACATCCAAACTGCTGCACTCGCCATGAAAGGGTTTGCCGATCCTTTTCATTATTTACACGAAATCCATGCAGATGCGCTTCATATTTCTCATCGGGCAATTCGGAACCCATCGATTCAACAATTAATCGCCCAAGGTGTTCCTGTCCGTGTCTTTACAGTGAATAAACCAAGGACAATGCTGGCATTAAAAGAGATGGGCGTGCAAGCGATCTTTACAGACTATCCGGAAAAAATGATGGCTTACTTAGATCATTAA
- a CDS encoding SLOG family protein, with amino-acid sequence MDVKRVFVTGYKQHELGIFDDKHPGISIIKKALKSQFISLIPDGLEWIIVSGQLGVELWATEVILELQEEYPQLKYAVITPFIDQEQNWNDANKEKYQSMLVHADYQVSLTSTPYEAPWQFTEKDKFLIRNSDGMVLVYDAENEGSPKFVKRLVERYMETADYQLITITADDLNFIAEEEQLKEWYE; translated from the coding sequence ATAGATGTGAAAAGGGTTTTTGTGACAGGTTATAAACAACATGAACTAGGCATATTTGACGATAAACACCCTGGTATCTCCATTATTAAAAAAGCATTAAAAAGTCAATTTATCTCATTAATTCCTGATGGATTAGAATGGATTATTGTCAGTGGACAGCTTGGGGTAGAACTGTGGGCGACTGAAGTTATTTTGGAACTTCAAGAAGAATACCCTCAGTTGAAGTATGCTGTCATCACCCCTTTTATTGATCAAGAGCAAAATTGGAATGACGCCAATAAGGAAAAGTATCAATCCATGTTGGTTCATGCAGATTATCAGGTGAGCCTAACCTCTACACCTTATGAAGCGCCTTGGCAATTTACTGAAAAAGATAAGTTTTTGATTCGCAATTCTGATGGGATGGTGCTTGTCTATGACGCTGAAAATGAAGGTTCTCCAAAATTTGTAAAAAGATTAGTCGAGCGCTATATGGAAACTGCAGATTATCAATTAATAACCATCACTGCTGACGATTTAAATTTTATTGCTGAAGAAGAGCAGCTGAAAGAATGGTATGAATAG